TTCTTCTTAACATTAGTTCAAGacattaaaaatagtttataatATTCTAGATGttatcagcaacaacaacatacttaattattttgattcaaGCTCTTGGAGGTACAAGTCAAGTGGATCTATTTGTTTCAGCATTCGACAACCAgacttcaaatatttaatttcgaaTCAAAAACAAGATGATAACAAGTGTACCTATCTTTTTTAACCCCAGTGTTAGAAATatgatctttcaattattttcttatcaaGTTTAACggtttaaaaactaaacaaaagcTTTTCAATACTCTAAGATTTCTgcatttaacataattttgtattattaaaatgtataaaaaaagacCCAAGCCATGCGTTTTGTTTGCTACATCGAATCTAACTACTTTGTAAGGCTTCACATAATGAAGATACATTTAacattaagaattaaaaaaacgacctttttgaaataagttgcATTTTCAAAGGATtccaatttatatattttatggtATAATGTAAATAACTGCCTGCTTTCAGGCTAAGTTGAAAAAATTCGCATTATTTATGCTTAAATTGAATCCCTTCAAAAGTCAAACACTAGAAGTGTCTTTGGACCAAACTACCTGTCTCTATTGTGGAAAGACCGGTTCTGAAGTTGTAATTCACCAGGCAACGCATACAAAACTGCTGCACGACGCGAACGATCGATGAGAGAGGCAGTGGTAGTGGCAGAGGCAGAGGTAGAGGTAGAGGCAGTGGCGGTTAACCCAAAGCCAAAGCAATGCTCACAATTCACAGCTCACTCTCAATAGTGTTCTTCATCATCTCGGTTTAGCATTATTGTTTATCATTTATCTCTTGTCTTGTAGTCTTTCGTTTTGGGTTAGTCGTCTCGTCATCGGAACGACCAACGTCGTCGTCTTCGACGtgagtgttttgttttgtttgaagtgcatttcaatcaaaaataatatttgtttacttttttttctcatcCGGATGTGAACTAGGAAATCGATTAAAATTATTCGTGGATCTACATAAGGTCCCAGAAAACTAACTTGATAGTCTTTTTCTGCTTTTACATAACAACATTCATAGTGTATTGTGACACGCACGCGAAGGCAGAGCAAGGTCTTTCGGTCTTAATTCGTGTGCAGCACAATCTGTGAACTGTGGATGCTGCTGTACGCGATGATGCATCGACAGAGTGCTCAAGTTCTTGGAGTGTCTAATGTTTTAAACTCGAATAATTGCGGTGGCAGTGCTGCTGGTGCCGGAGATAATCCAACTGACCTTAAGGGCCATTACCCTTTGGAGACGCTGCCAAAACAGTTTGTAATGTCGATGAAGAAACTCTTCGATATACTGGACGATCAGAGAACTGGTTATGTGAAATTTTCCGATATACAGAAAGGATGGCAGGACGATGGGTGTAAAGGGCTTCCGCGGGGTGTTATTGAAAGTTTGCGCAAAGTCACGCCAACAAGTGGTCTCTTGTCGTTCGATAGATTTTGTGCGGGTTTAAAAATTTGCCTGCTGCAAAATCAACAAGTAGATATTTCGAATGCCACTCGCTCGGACAATAAACCACCGAGACCCCCGTCAGCCCCTCTATTGGACATTGAGAATCCAGTTCCTAATGCTCAGTGGTCGTCGAATACAAATTGTAATACAGCCACAGTTCGTCCGAATAATATTATTCCCAGCCAAAGGGCACTGAGTTTGCCTCAACTTAGCCCGGAAATCGAGTTGGATATAATGACCCACACTGACTTGGCTTCGAGGGATATCTACAGCAGTCCCCCGCCCCCACCGAAGCCTCCTCGCAGCGCAATGACGGCAAATAATGGAAATGCCATAGATAAAGCTGAGATTCGTCATGCTTTGCAAAATTGGCAAATGGGAATTCTCATGAACGAAATGGATGCCAAGGATAAGAGGAaatcatttcaggtgctgaggGGTACTGCCGATGGAGGATCATCGACTACACCGGACAGTGGGGCACAATCTATACCGAATGGGGGTTATCAGAAGAAACGAAGGGAACCTCGACGACACACCCTACAAAATGGAATCGACTACAATATGCTgaagcggatgaagcagttcgaaGAGGAACGTGACGTGTTGCTTCAGGGTCTTGCAGCTGTTGAGAAGGCACGAGAATGGTATTTGCAGCAGATATCGAATGCTCAGGAGAAGATCAAGTATTTGGGACGAATGGGATCTCATGTGGTGAGTTcgaataatagaaaaaagaattgaaaagctcttgaatttataacttttttaagaaatgagcGTTTATATATCTGAATATAGAAAaggaattatatttaaaataagactttttatttttatttcttaggaACAATGGTCTGAGGTGCAACAAGAGAGGCTAGACTTTCAGCGTGCCAGAGTTCTGGAGATAAATCGCCATCTCTCAACTCTCGCTGAGACTTGGGAACGTGGCGGCTTCCCAACTCACATAAACCTTGCCATACGCCCCACAAACCATCAAGGACTGCTCCAACCAGTCGATCGTCTTCGCCAACAGAATCGTAACCTAACCAACGAAGTTAACCAGAAGACCGATCGCATTGCAATGCTCGAACGAGAGAAACAAACGCTCATTCGAGAGCTATTGGAACTACAACAACGCAGTGCCAATCGAGGATTGATAAGTGTCGTTTCACAAGGATCTCCAGGTTGCATCAGTTCATCTGGGCTCGTAGATGCCGATGTGGTGTACTGattctacatatttttgtgCTATTTTGTGCCGTAACAtgattaactttattttataaaaataaacgttctattaaactttttttttcaaaaactatttttacttgGGATTAGGATAGAGACGcataaatttgttcaattgtttgtaaTTAAGATCCTTGCCAGGAGCGACTATACCCAAACTATCTGTTTTCTTGGCCTGGAATTTAGTGTCCATGTGAACTTTGTAGCACTTCTGGAAGGTGGCAATCTCTTTGGGACAGAGCTTTTCAGCGAATTCGTTGTCCTTCAAGCAGGCGAATAGGACAGCCATTTCCTGGAGGCATGCCACATCCGAGGAGGAATCTGATTTTCCACTAACCCTATTACGAATGCTGAGAGGGAGAAGCTCTTTGAAGGGAACCCTGTGTTCACGTTGTGGCCGGCGTCCTTGGCCCTGGACGATTCCAACAAATGGCATACGCAtcctatcaaaagctttttttataaataaataaataattctgtactttttacttataatttttacctaatatattttttaagaagcaAGGAGCACCAGGTTtcgaattggaattttttgacagatagaGAAGAGGTAGTGCAATCAGCTGTTCTTTGGAGTTATAAAACACAAGAACAATTCA
This window of the Eupeodes corollae chromosome 3, idEupCoro1.1, whole genome shotgun sequence genome carries:
- the LOC129952935 gene encoding suppressor APC domain-containing protein 2 encodes the protein MLLYAMMHRQSAQVLGVSNVLNSNNCGGSAAGAGDNPTDLKGHYPLETLPKQFVMSMKKLFDILDDQRTGYVKFSDIQKGWQDDGCKGLPRGVIESLRKVTPTSGLLSFDRFCAGLKICLLQNQQVDISNATRSDNKPPRPPSAPLLDIENPVPNAQWSSNTNCNTATVRPNNIIPSQRALSLPQLSPEIELDIMTHTDLASRDIYSSPPPPPKPPRSAMTANNGNAIDKAEIRHALQNWQMGILMNEMDAKDKRKSFQVLRGTADGGSSTTPDSGAQSIPNGGYQKKRREPRRHTLQNGIDYNMLKRMKQFEEERDVLLQGLAAVEKAREWYLQQISNAQEKIKYLGRMGSHVEQWSEVQQERLDFQRARVLEINRHLSTLAETWERGGFPTHINLAIRPTNHQGLLQPVDRLRQQNRNLTNEVNQKTDRIAMLEREKQTLIRELLELQQRSANRGLISVVSQGSPGCISSSGLVDADVVY
- the LOC129952953 gene encoding uncharacterized protein LOC129952953 codes for the protein MRMPFVGIVQGQGRRPQREHRVPFKELLPLSIRNRVSGKSDSSSDVACLQEMAVLFACLKDNEFAEKLCPKEIATFQKCYKVHMDTKFQAKKTDSLGIVAPGKDLNYKQLNKFMRLYPNPK